One genomic window of Gracilinema caldarium DSM 7334 includes the following:
- a CDS encoding glycoside hydrolase family 57 protein, with translation MNDQYCLSLVLHAHVPFVREPDYPRFLEERWLFDTLLETYIPLVTIFERLDAERIPFHLGLVISPTLSHMVQDPLLLERFLEYLDQRIVFGLSEVDRTKHDSNLNRLARMYYDRVVEAKALFSGRYEHNILKALDFYQKKGKIELLTTAATHAFLPFYTSYPESIQAQIEVAISSHRSLFGRLPHGFWLPEAGWHPALDEYLRSYNFSYTIVDTHGLLLGKPTPIKGTFAPIRTPNGLMVFARDLHASRAIWDPDIGYPADPVYRDFYKDIGYELEQSLIDPFLEPNGERTPTGYKYWAITQRGQQSKDLYNPDIATERIQFHVKSFLKDRIQRLQDAEHITGEKGISVCAYNADLFGHRWFEGPQFLEVLFREAAKMDNLSFVNPGTYAHKINQEELQKEMPEFSSWGMNGYAETWLDASNDWMYPHLMRAIERMIELAERFPNDGGLKERTLNQAAREVLLAQSADWAAIQHGGLSSAYARSIVEECIQNFTTIYDSLGSNYISTEWLTQLERKHNIFPDINYRVFRKKR, from the coding sequence ATGAATGATCAATATTGCTTATCTCTTGTTCTACATGCCCATGTACCCTTTGTGCGCGAGCCCGATTACCCCCGTTTTTTAGAAGAACGATGGTTGTTTGATACACTTCTGGAAACTTATATTCCATTAGTTACTATATTCGAACGTCTCGATGCAGAGCGGATCCCCTTTCATCTGGGTCTTGTTATTTCACCAACCTTAAGCCATATGGTACAGGATCCTTTATTGCTCGAGCGTTTTTTAGAATATCTAGACCAACGGATTGTGTTTGGATTGTCCGAGGTTGATAGAACAAAGCATGATAGTAATCTTAATCGGCTTGCAAGAATGTATTATGATCGGGTCGTCGAAGCAAAGGCTCTTTTTTCAGGTCGCTATGAACATAATATTTTAAAAGCACTGGATTTCTACCAAAAAAAAGGTAAAATTGAGCTACTTACAACCGCTGCTACCCATGCTTTTCTGCCGTTTTATACATCCTATCCAGAGTCAATCCAAGCTCAAATAGAAGTGGCAATTTCCTCTCACAGGTCATTGTTTGGCCGCTTACCCCATGGTTTTTGGCTGCCAGAAGCTGGCTGGCATCCTGCATTGGATGAATATTTACGTTCATATAATTTTAGCTACACTATTGTTGATACCCATGGTTTATTGCTTGGTAAACCAACACCCATAAAGGGTACCTTTGCGCCCATCCGCACCCCCAATGGATTGATGGTATTTGCTCGAGATTTACATGCGTCCCGTGCAATTTGGGATCCAGATATTGGTTATCCTGCGGACCCTGTTTATCGGGATTTTTATAAAGACATTGGGTATGAACTCGAACAGAGCCTTATTGATCCTTTCCTTGAACCGAATGGAGAACGAACCCCAACAGGATATAAATACTGGGCTATTACACAAAGGGGACAGCAGTCTAAAGATTTGTATAATCCTGATATTGCAACAGAACGAATACAGTTCCATGTAAAGTCATTCCTAAAAGATCGTATTCAAAGATTACAGGATGCAGAACACATCACAGGAGAAAAGGGGATCTCTGTGTGTGCCTATAATGCAGATCTTTTTGGGCATCGTTGGTTCGAAGGTCCCCAATTTCTAGAGGTTCTTTTTAGAGAAGCTGCAAAAATGGACAACCTGAGTTTCGTTAATCCTGGAACCTATGCACATAAAATTAACCAGGAAGAGCTCCAGAAGGAAATGCCAGAGTTTTCTTCCTGGGGGATGAATGGGTATGCCGAAACGTGGCTCGATGCTTCGAATGACTGGATGTATCCCCATCTTATGCGTGCAATTGAGAGAATGATTGAGCTGGCTGAACGATTCCCCAATGATGGAGGACTTAAAGAGCGTACTTTGAACCAAGCTGCAAGGGAAGTGTTACTCGCCCAGTCAGCGGATTGGGCTGCAATTCAGCATGGCGGATTATCAAGTGCGTATGCTCGGTCAATTGTGGAGGAATGTATACAGAATTTTACAACCATCTATGATTCTTTGGGAAGTAATTATATTAGTACTGAATGGCTTACTCAGCTTGAACGAAAGCATAATATTTTTCCTGACATTAATTATCGGGTATTTAGAAAAAAAAGATAG
- a CDS encoding thymidine kinase produces MAVNSERETAGFLKSLGFPALEVHEAFQHFNFRAAGRRILVIGPMGSGKTEYSARLWRDGEVARKKGPRVAAETTNWDTQKNLFNSESGQGDADRRHIFFVRSRLDIGRFPDYPTDALAYRGGFERCGDRIAFVQDSFGLETLIKTHPEIGTWIVDEAAFYDERIAYLMKNESEQRGLVFVCPTLILNFRREIFNATARLLVEHATDVYPLTAYCEHPDCLEDSFYTYRYYKVDDKECPALYFDPLIIVGGDREKNDPREPNYCTRCDKHHFLPGKEYTYFILKPLGEAAARGDISALEQELFTMNYDIEKSELYKNFVQRYIHQESAKIENMNALLVPCIAERALCYLYAEQNLLSLDQLLLLVNKLKLDRDYLSQRLMDNRRPVKL; encoded by the coding sequence ATGGCTGTCAATTCAGAACGAGAAACTGCTGGATTTTTGAAAAGTCTTGGCTTTCCTGCGTTGGAGGTCCATGAGGCCTTCCAACATTTTAATTTTCGTGCTGCCGGCCGCCGTATATTAGTGATTGGTCCCATGGGATCCGGAAAAACTGAATATTCAGCCCGGCTATGGCGGGATGGAGAGGTTGCTCGCAAAAAGGGGCCCAGGGTAGCGGCAGAGACAACCAATTGGGACACACAAAAAAACCTTTTCAACAGTGAATCTGGGCAGGGGGATGCGGATCGAAGGCATATCTTTTTTGTACGTTCCCGTCTCGACATAGGCCGTTTCCCTGATTACCCTACTGATGCTTTGGCTTATCGTGGTGGTTTTGAACGTTGCGGAGACCGAATTGCCTTTGTCCAGGATTCCTTCGGCCTGGAAACCCTTATTAAAACTCATCCGGAGATTGGCACCTGGATTGTAGATGAGGCCGCTTTCTATGATGAGCGCATTGCCTACCTTATGAAAAATGAATCAGAACAGCGGGGGCTCGTTTTTGTCTGCCCAACATTAATTCTTAATTTTAGGCGGGAAATATTTAATGCTACTGCACGACTCCTTGTCGAACATGCAACCGATGTCTATCCCCTTACAGCCTATTGCGAACATCCGGATTGTCTTGAAGATTCGTTTTATACCTATCGATACTACAAGGTTGATGATAAAGAATGTCCAGCCCTCTATTTTGATCCACTGATTATTGTTGGGGGGGACAGAGAAAAGAATGATCCCCGGGAACCAAATTACTGTACCCGATGTGATAAGCACCATTTCTTACCTGGGAAGGAATATACCTATTTTATACTAAAACCCCTCGGTGAAGCCGCAGCCCGTGGTGATATTTCGGCCCTTGAGCAAGAACTCTTTACAATGAATTATGATATTGAGAAGTCAGAACTGTACAAGAACTTTGTGCAGCGTTATATCCATCAGGAATCTGCCAAGATCGAAAATATGAATGCCCTTCTTGTACCTTGTATTGCTGAGCGAGCACTCTGTTATCTCTATGCAGAACAGAATCTTCTGTCTTTAGATCAACTACTACTACTAGTAAACAAGCTTAAGTTGGACAGGGATTATCTTTCTCAGCGTCTTATGGATAATCGGCGGCCTGTAAAGCTCTAA
- a CDS encoding PTS sugar transporter subunit IIA, translated as MIDDDILTIEEVAKYLRVSERTVYDWAQKGEIPAGKIGTVWRFKKSEIEKWVNDRLSMNRMSPQFSSVQVENILSPDRIMFINFATKRDALLALADNLANAPQVKNRQELASEILKREELMSTAIGRGIAIPHVRLSSVTDLVVSVGISQCDIIDFQTLDDQPVRLLFMIAAAYNQHAYYLQTLSYFSAKLKNKELRTALLSTKTPQEAYNLLVQDR; from the coding sequence ATGATTGATGATGATATATTAACAATAGAAGAAGTTGCAAAATACCTGAGAGTTTCCGAACGGACCGTGTATGATTGGGCTCAAAAAGGTGAAATACCCGCAGGCAAAATTGGAACCGTATGGCGGTTTAAAAAATCTGAGATAGAAAAGTGGGTTAATGACAGGCTTTCTATGAACCGCATGTCCCCTCAGTTTTCTTCGGTGCAAGTAGAAAATATTCTATCTCCAGATCGAATTATGTTTATAAACTTTGCGACAAAGCGGGATGCCCTATTGGCACTGGCAGACAATCTCGCTAATGCTCCTCAGGTAAAGAACCGGCAAGAACTGGCTTCAGAGATTTTAAAACGAGAAGAATTGATGAGTACTGCCATAGGTCGCGGTATTGCAATTCCCCACGTTCGGCTTTCTTCGGTAACAGACCTCGTTGTTTCAGTAGGTATCAGCCAATGTGATATTATCGATTTTCAGACCCTCGATGATCAGCCAGTACGTCTGCTTTTTATGATTGCCGCCGCATACAATCAACATGCTTATTATTTGCAAACCCTTTCATATTTTAGCGCAAAGTTGAAAAACAAGGAGCTTCGTACAGCACTTCTTTCGACTAAGACACCTCAGGAAGCCTATAATCTACTTGTTCAGGATCGTTAA
- a CDS encoding DUF4912 domain-containing protein, translating into MNERQLKKSYLESLPTDELNALAEELGLDLPPDLNRIFVIQEILEASQQDDETSEDIEDVSSVKVEKPPFFYNKTYIEVLLRDPVWAFVFWEIKTADRELHEATPGFNGYQLRVVALHPGKNPDDESFSIDVDMMDRAWYVCFPSSEGWFKVELRMKKAKDFILLAETPPFKIPESINMLRSTIDTNPLAPILLLSGLDELEIIHSGDFQSHILQQCDF; encoded by the coding sequence ATGAATGAAAGACAGCTAAAGAAGAGTTATTTGGAATCATTGCCCACCGATGAGTTAAATGCCCTTGCAGAAGAACTCGGGCTAGATCTTCCGCCAGATTTAAATAGAATATTTGTAATACAGGAAATATTGGAAGCTAGTCAACAAGATGATGAAACAAGTGAAGATATAGAGGATGTTTCTTCTGTTAAAGTTGAAAAACCTCCTTTTTTTTATAATAAAACCTATATAGAAGTATTACTTCGAGATCCTGTATGGGCCTTTGTATTTTGGGAAATAAAAACTGCTGATCGGGAGTTACATGAAGCAACCCCTGGCTTTAATGGGTATCAACTTAGGGTTGTAGCGCTGCATCCTGGCAAAAATCCCGATGACGAATCGTTTTCTATCGATGTAGACATGATGGATCGGGCGTGGTATGTATGTTTTCCCAGTAGCGAGGGATGGTTCAAGGTTGAGCTGCGAATGAAAAAGGCCAAAGATTTTATATTGCTTGCTGAAACACCCCCATTTAAAATCCCGGAGAGTATCAATATGCTTCGTAGTACAATAGATACTAATCCTTTAGCTCCTATACTGCTCTTATCCGGCTTGGATGAATTAGAAATTATCCATAGCGGTGATTTTCAGTCTCACATCCTCCAACAATGTGATTTTTGA
- a CDS encoding UPF0164 family protein has translation MKHLQILFSIVLVILIIPLYALDVNNTFYGSITDYILSINGIDSNQGLTTLPILSIPMGGRSEGLATAFAAVADDTSYIEWNPAGSSMLANTELSFYHNNWIADSKIEGLVYTQRMGNLGLGIGGKWLYLPFTEYNDYGERASKGFYSEAVMILNASYNFLAGYYFYGISLGTNVKTAVRLVPDYADDTGVIRSGSGAEQSTIAPMIDIGALTRINLLKFYYSREKNTSFAIVVKNLGFPAQGDPLPTEAVFAIAYKPIRPIQWSFDTTVPINLMNPELSEQPYWATGISAQITDFLGMRTGLLYKTGNIRITIGSAISVSTIMIDVNYTLDLLTQLQPLNRVSVGLKFNFGDQGRGERAKQVEALYLAGLEAYAKGDTNIAIKSWEAALRIDSRYDPAKESLKALIGAENLSKRIIEIQKIE, from the coding sequence ATGAAACATTTGCAGATACTTTTTAGTATAGTATTAGTGATTCTCATAATTCCACTTTATGCTCTCGATGTAAACAATACATTTTATGGTTCTATTACCGATTATATACTATCAATAAACGGTATTGATTCCAACCAGGGACTTACAACGCTTCCAATACTCTCCATACCGATGGGGGGCAGGTCAGAAGGGCTAGCAACAGCTTTTGCGGCTGTTGCCGACGATACCTCTTATATCGAATGGAACCCCGCAGGATCTTCCATGTTAGCCAATACGGAACTTTCATTCTATCATAACAACTGGATTGCAGATTCAAAAATAGAAGGATTGGTTTATACCCAAAGAATGGGTAATTTAGGATTAGGAATTGGCGGGAAGTGGCTCTATCTCCCCTTTACTGAATATAACGATTATGGAGAACGGGCTTCGAAAGGATTTTATTCTGAAGCAGTCATGATATTGAATGCTTCCTATAACTTTTTAGCCGGTTATTATTTTTATGGCATATCTCTAGGGACAAATGTAAAGACTGCGGTTCGATTAGTCCCTGACTATGCAGATGACACTGGGGTTATTCGCAGTGGATCCGGTGCAGAGCAATCAACTATTGCGCCCATGATTGACATCGGCGCTTTAACTCGAATTAATTTGCTTAAATTCTATTATAGCAGAGAAAAAAACACTTCCTTTGCAATTGTAGTTAAAAATCTTGGTTTTCCAGCTCAGGGCGATCCGCTTCCCACAGAAGCGGTATTTGCTATCGCTTATAAACCAATACGACCAATTCAATGGTCCTTTGATACAACAGTACCTATTAATCTCATGAATCCGGAACTTTCAGAACAACCCTATTGGGCAACGGGAATATCCGCACAAATAACCGACTTTCTCGGCATGCGTACTGGTCTCTTGTATAAAACAGGAAATATTCGTATTACTATCGGCAGTGCTATTTCAGTATCCACAATCATGATAGATGTTAACTATACCCTAGACCTATTAACCCAATTACAACCCCTCAATAGGGTAAGTGTAGGATTAAAATTCAACTTTGGTGACCAGGGACGGGGAGAAAGGGCAAAACAGGTAGAAGCCCTCTATCTTGCAGGGCTTGAAGCCTACGCGAAGGGTGATACCAATATAGCAATAAAAAGTTGGGAAGCCGCCCTAAGGATTGATTCTCGATATGATCCAGCAAAAGAAAGCCTAAAGGCTCTCATTGGTGCAGAAAATCTTTCCAAACGAATTATCGAAATTCAGAAAATTGAATAA
- a CDS encoding cytidine deaminase: MDMEQLFETARKAAEASYSPYSHFKVGAALLCEDGSIFTGTNVENRSFGLTICAERSAVVAAVSAGKRRFVALAIATPDSIDPVGPCGACRQVLSEFMDKDAPVRCGGSNQERLDTTIGALVPFDSLHDLAQK, encoded by the coding sequence ATGGATATGGAACAGCTTTTTGAAACTGCAAGAAAAGCCGCAGAGGCATCCTATTCTCCCTATTCTCATTTTAAAGTAGGAGCAGCTCTACTTTGTGAAGATGGGAGCATCTTTACCGGTACTAATGTGGAAAATAGGTCTTTTGGCTTAACCATTTGTGCTGAACGTAGTGCTGTTGTTGCTGCTGTAAGTGCAGGTAAACGTCGATTTGTTGCTCTGGCAATAGCAACTCCCGATTCGATAGACCCCGTCGGTCCCTGTGGGGCTTGTAGACAAGTATTAAGCGAATTTATGGATAAAGATGCTCCTGTTCGTTGTGGTGGTTCAAATCAGGAGCGGCTTGATACTACCATAGGCGCCTTAGTTCCCTTTGATTCACTTCATGATTTGGCTCAAAAATAA
- a CDS encoding RluA family pseudouridine synthase, with protein sequence MKNIDILYEDADCVVLNKPAGLAVQGGDRITTSLDNLLAEIWHQRPFLVHRLDKDTSGVMLVAKSKEAARYYSMVISSKRVKKKYLALCNGIIHPSKGKIDEPLEIHGTKKASLTLYKQIIHSEQISLVELQLGSGRMHQIRRHLALIGNPILGDDKYGDFALNKLLKKERGIKRLMLHAWELTIPILVLQKTIAITAPMPDYFISFLECEFGSQIFPTLGSCE encoded by the coding sequence ATGAAGAATATCGACATTCTCTATGAAGATGCTGACTGTGTTGTGCTTAATAAGCCTGCGGGGCTTGCTGTACAGGGGGGAGACCGTATTACAACAAGTCTTGACAACCTTTTAGCAGAAATATGGCATCAGCGTCCGTTTCTTGTACACCGCCTCGATAAGGATACATCTGGAGTTATGTTGGTAGCAAAATCAAAGGAAGCTGCACGTTACTATAGTATGGTCATTAGCAGTAAAAGAGTAAAAAAAAAGTATCTCGCTCTCTGCAATGGTATCATACACCCCAGCAAGGGTAAAATTGATGAGCCTTTAGAGATCCATGGTACTAAAAAGGCTTCGCTTACGTTGTATAAACAGATCATCCATTCAGAACAGATTTCATTGGTTGAACTCCAATTAGGGAGCGGCAGGATGCATCAAATCAGGAGACATCTTGCCTTAATTGGAAATCCGATACTCGGTGATGATAAATATGGTGATTTTGCTCTTAACAAGTTACTAAAAAAAGAGCGGGGCATAAAGCGGCTTATGCTTCATGCATGGGAACTGACCATTCCAATTTTAGTATTGCAAAAAACTATAGCTATAACCGCTCCTATGCCAGATTATTTTATTTCATTTCTAGAGTGTGAATTTGGTAGTCAGATATTCCCAACCCTTGGCTCTTGTGAATAG